The following are from one region of the Lodderomyces elongisporus chromosome 7, complete sequence genome:
- the PRE10 gene encoding Putative proteasome subunit alpha type-7 (BUSCO:EOG092644WX; MEROPS:MER0000553) codes for MTSIGTGYDLSNSVFSPDGRNFQVEYAMKAVENGGTSIGIKCKDGIVLAVEKIINSKLLVPGKNKRIQTVDRHVGVVYSGLLPDGRHFVNRSREEAQSFKSIFKIPIPVPNLMDRMGIYVQNYTCYNSVRPFGVVSIVGGVDDDGPHLYMIEPSGSCWGYSGAATGKGRQIAKSELEKLNFEEITCQEAIKVAAKIIHLAHEDNKDKDYELEISWVSKEHTGGKHQFIPDDLLVEVRKQAEEDDEEDDEEEQQEEQEGEVHAGTGDNDEEMAS; via the coding sequence ATGACATCAATTGGTACTGGCTATGATTTATCCAATAGTGTCTTCTCACCAGATGGTAGAAACTTCCAAGTCGAATACGCCATGAAAGCAGTAGAGAATGGAGGCACATCGATTGGTATCAAATGTAAGGATGGTATTGTTCTTGCAGTGGAGAAGATTATAAACTCAAAGTTGTTAGTACCAGGTAAAAATAAGCGAATCCAAACAGTTGACCGCCATGTCGGTGTTGTTTATTCCGGATTGCTCCCCGATGGTCGTCATTTTGTCAATAGAAGTCGAGAAGAAGCACAATCTTTCAAGTCTATATTCAAGATCCCTATCCCTGTTCCCAACCTAATGGACAGAATGGGTATATATGTGCAGAATTATACCTGCTACAACTCCGTGAGACCGTTTGGTGTTGTGTCAATAGTTGGAGGTGTTGACGATGATGGTCCTCATTTATACATGATTGAGCCTAGTGGTTCATGTTGGGGTTATAGTGGAGCAGCAACAGGTAAAGGACGCCAAATTGCCAAGTCTGAGttggaaaaattaaacTTTGAGGAGATTACATGTCAGGAGGCCATTAAAGTCGCAGCAAAGATTATACACTTGGCACACGAGGACAACAAGGATAAAGATTACGAATTAGAGATTTCTTGGGTGAGCAAAGAACATACAGGTGGAAAGCATCAATTTATCCCGGATGACTTGCTCGTGGAAGTCAGAAAGCAAGCagaagaggatgatgaagaggatgatgaagaagaacaacaagaagaacaagaaggaGAGGTCCATGCTGGTACTGGcgataatgat
- the PFA4 gene encoding Palmitoyltransferase → MNCVGNDNFSHFMKFLVWVMIGTSYLLLQFIYHIIEYYEMSSMPVYLLRKGELSAVIVFTLLDVFVLLTITLLFIRCAVNMAKGMTQIETWDWERIESQFYTRRFWKQVRSNYKRLHGKKLPQLSSWRNPNFQGLGEGGGDESDGNAEEMQVFSNQNESSALADVEGASHNCHENHGDNEGLELSHRRSNESESSVNEQIDEVATNFTIDDLIFPYDYGLLVNFRTTLGPLLFWMLPWVSTRCNGYDWKSSEDYEEYDQLNLPWPPDFGHGEIRASNQVFMERMHWQNDMGERLRDFGVDIDTEQEESLD, encoded by the coding sequence ATGAATTGCGTTGGAAATGATAACTTTTCCCATTTTATGAAGTTTTTGGTATGGGTGATGATTGGAACGAGTTATCTACTCTTGCAATTTATATATCACATCATCGAGTACTACGAAATGTCATCCATGCCTGTGTATTTACTTCGCAAAGGTGAACTTTCGGCTGTGATTGTTTTCACCTTGCTCGatgtgtttgttttgttaaCGATAACATTATTGTTCATTCGATGTGCCGTAAATATGGCAAAGGGTATGACCCAAATTGAAACGTGGGACTGGGAGCGTATTGAGAGCCAATTTTACACTAGAAGATTTTGGAAGCAGGTAAGATCAAACTACAAGCGACTACATGGTAAAAAATTGCCACAACTTTCGAGTTGGAGAAATCCAAATTTTCAGGGTCTTGGTGAAGGCGGTGGCGATGAAAGCGATGGAAATGCCGAGGAAATGCAGGTTTTTTCTAACCAAAACGAGTCATCTGCATTGGCGGATGTGGAAGGTGCATCACACAATTGCCACGAGAATCACGGGGATAATGAAGGACTAGAACTTTCGCATAGAAGATCCAATGAAAGCGAATCTTCAGTGAATGAGCAAATTGACGAGGTAGCTACGAATTTTACCATCGACGATCTCATTTTTCCTTATGATTATGGATTGCTCGTCAACTTCAGAACTACACTTGGACCACTACTTTTCTGGATGCTACCGTGGGTCAGCACACGGTGCAACGGGTACGATTGGAAATCGTCTGAGGATTATGAGGAATATGATCAATTGAACTTACCCTGGCCACCTGATTTTGGTCACGGCGAAATAAGAGCTAGTAATCAAGTATTTATGGAACGCATGCATTGGCAAAATGATATGGGCGAAAGATTGCGCGATTTTGGAGTTGATATAGATACAGAGCAGGAAGAGTCTTTGGATTGA